The following are encoded in a window of Microbacterium sp. LWO13-1.2 genomic DNA:
- a CDS encoding MarR family winged helix-turn-helix transcriptional regulator yields the protein MTDRKLAIEAWESLFRAQHELFGEMIADFDNAALTQAEYDVLLTVTRCSDMTARLRDVNANMLISQPSVSRLVDRMVARGLVAKCPDPQDGRGAVIRATDAGAKAFRSLATVHGRTIAERMSHLDDDELRTLRDLAEKLRQG from the coding sequence ATGACCGACCGCAAGCTCGCCATCGAGGCGTGGGAGAGCCTTTTCCGGGCGCAGCACGAGCTGTTCGGCGAGATGATCGCCGACTTCGACAACGCCGCCCTCACGCAGGCCGAGTACGACGTGCTGCTCACCGTGACTCGGTGCTCCGACATGACCGCGCGCCTGCGGGACGTCAACGCCAACATGCTGATCAGCCAGCCCAGCGTCTCTCGCCTCGTCGACCGGATGGTCGCGCGCGGCCTCGTCGCGAAATGCCCCGACCCGCAAGACGGCCGCGGAGCGGTGATCCGCGCGACGGATGCCGGCGCCAAGGCATTCCGCTCACTCGCCACCGTGCACGGCCGCACCATCGCCGAGCGGATGTCGCACCTCGACGACGACGAGCTGCGCACTCTGCGCGACCTCGCCGAGAAGCTGCGCCAGGGCTGA
- a CDS encoding SPFH domain-containing protein, producing MQFTDAVGTLFFIGIGIVAAIVIALVVLLLARSWIKVARADEALVISGRKQKVQRAIISADGSSHSEMEESPVTVIVNGKSLVNPITQRHEIISLRSRQVSLNAEAQSLDSVTLNVDGVAIVKIGSDPLYVRRAAERFASQDSAIEQFTTEQLEGALRGIVATLSVVELMRERKKFSDQIAAEVSQELAEQGLILDSFQIKGITDAVGYIQSLGAPEIQAKRQSAEISQTNADRAINQKNIANKEANLIEQTALDTNTANSDSGIGRARAEAEQAEHLARAQAEQAVLQQQAENKQAQLDADIKRVADAQRYEAETRAQAELYTRERAAEAAAIEQVKQAEARTRIAEQQAQADRAKADGEAAATQAKAAGEAHALRALAEAESDARRLRANAEADAIRAEGDAKAAALEAEAKAIASNQDAFLSQQVLQVLPSIMAEFAKGYAAIGNVSIIGSSGEDGASSVIGADSAKALRSVFDSVHSATGLDLAGIIQGQAVGRGFGTGVAEATATASAPSTPRTPAPTTPPPPAPPATAAE from the coding sequence ATGCAGTTCACCGACGCCGTCGGCACCCTTTTCTTCATAGGCATCGGCATCGTCGCCGCGATCGTCATCGCGCTGGTCGTTCTGCTGCTCGCACGCAGCTGGATCAAGGTCGCCCGCGCCGATGAAGCCCTCGTCATCTCGGGCCGCAAGCAGAAGGTGCAGCGCGCGATCATCTCGGCCGACGGCTCGAGTCACTCCGAGATGGAGGAGTCGCCCGTCACGGTCATCGTGAACGGCAAATCGCTGGTCAACCCGATCACGCAGCGCCACGAGATCATCTCGCTGCGCTCGCGCCAGGTCTCCCTCAACGCCGAAGCCCAGTCGCTCGACAGCGTCACCCTGAACGTCGACGGCGTCGCGATCGTGAAGATCGGATCCGACCCCCTCTACGTGCGCCGGGCCGCCGAGCGCTTCGCGTCGCAGGACAGCGCGATCGAACAGTTCACCACTGAGCAGCTCGAAGGAGCGCTCCGAGGAATCGTCGCCACCCTCTCGGTCGTCGAGCTGATGCGCGAGCGCAAGAAGTTCTCCGACCAGATCGCGGCCGAGGTCTCCCAGGAGCTCGCCGAGCAGGGCCTCATCCTCGACTCGTTCCAGATCAAGGGCATCACCGACGCGGTCGGCTACATCCAGTCGCTCGGCGCCCCCGAGATCCAGGCGAAGCGTCAGTCGGCGGAGATCTCGCAGACCAACGCCGACCGCGCGATCAACCAGAAGAACATCGCCAACAAGGAAGCCAACCTGATCGAGCAGACCGCGCTCGACACGAACACGGCGAACTCCGACTCGGGCATCGGCCGGGCACGCGCCGAAGCCGAGCAGGCCGAGCACCTGGCCCGCGCGCAGGCCGAGCAGGCCGTCCTCCAGCAGCAGGCGGAGAACAAGCAGGCGCAGCTGGATGCCGACATCAAGCGCGTCGCCGACGCTCAGCGCTATGAGGCGGAGACCCGCGCGCAGGCCGAACTGTACACACGCGAGCGCGCAGCCGAAGCGGCCGCGATCGAGCAGGTCAAGCAGGCCGAGGCCCGCACCCGGATCGCCGAGCAGCAGGCACAGGCCGACCGTGCCAAGGCCGACGGTGAGGCGGCGGCCACTCAGGCGAAGGCAGCAGGTGAGGCGCACGCGCTGCGGGCTCTCGCCGAGGCCGAGTCCGACGCGCGCCGCCTGCGCGCCAACGCCGAGGCTGACGCCATCCGCGCCGAGGGCGACGCGAAGGCCGCTGCGCTCGAGGCTGAGGCGAAGGCCATCGCGTCGAACCAGGACGCCTTCCTGTCTCAGCAGGTGCTCCAAGTGCTGCCGTCGATCATGGCCGAGTTCGCCAAGGGGTACGCGGCGATCGGGAACGTCTCGATCATCGGATCGTCCGGCGAGGACGGCGCCTCGAGCGTCATCGGCGCCGACAGCGCGAAGGCGCTGCGTTCGGTGTTCGACAGCGTGCACTCGGCGACCGGTCTCGACCTCGCCGGAATCATCCAGGGCCAGGCGGTCGGCCGCGGCTTCGGTACCGGAGTGGCAGAGGCGACGGCTACGGCGAGCGCACCGTCGACGCCCCGCACGCCGGCCCCGACCACGCCCCCGCCTCCCGCCCCGCCCGCTACCGCCGCGGAGTAG
- the hrpB gene encoding ATP-dependent helicase HrpB, whose translation MISGAFDLTTIGEGLAFAAAVDDLRAALDQSSSAVVSAPPGTGKTTLVPPLLASRSPGRVIVTQPRRVAARAAARRLAQLDGSPLGTRVGFTVRGERQVDASTRIEFVTAGVLLRRMLDDPGLEGIDAVIIDEVHERALETDLLIGLLGEARQLRDDLVLVAMSATIDADRIAAVIGTGDSPAPVVSHAVPAHPLTERWAPSATPRLDERGVTWSFLDHVAHTAASAGRELVRDLPAADVLVFAPGAREVSEIARRIRQHAPDFDVRELHGQIPAAEQDAVIRGRGKDQPPRIIVTTSLAESSLTVPGVRLVVDSCLSRHPQRDAARGMSGLVTMGSPRSSAIQRAGRATRQGPGTVIRCLDERTYAAAPARPAPEIATTDLTDAALLLACWGAPGGAGLRMIDPLPLDSLREAHAVLRGLGAIDADGRATPEGRELARIPADPRLARALRDGSALVGARLAAEVVALLSGDIRVTEADVAGAIVALRGRRGPDAQRWAREVDRLLHYTSSDAAAPRRASVDDAGLVIALAFPERIAQRVQRSADGATFLLASGTRAAVRAPLADAEWLAVADVARASGRLAAGSGAVIRAAAIISERQMELAAGHLTTDRVEAGFVDGRVVARRERRVGAIVRSSVPVRVTAEEGHDAVRRAIQDRGLDVFTWSDAADDLRRRLGLLHRELGAPWPDVSDDALLDGLDAWLGPEVDSLATGTRAERIDLASPLRRILPWPAASDLDALAPERLEVPSGSRIRIAYPPLDDPTARPVVAVKLQECFGWAETPRLAGGRVPVLFHLLSPAGRPLAVTGDLASFWSGPYTQVRAEMRGRYPKHPWPEDPWQAPPTRHTTRRLRG comes from the coding sequence ATGATCTCCGGGGCGTTCGACCTGACGACGATCGGCGAGGGGCTCGCCTTCGCCGCCGCCGTCGACGACCTGCGCGCCGCCCTGGACCAGAGCTCATCGGCCGTCGTCAGCGCACCGCCCGGCACCGGGAAGACCACGCTCGTGCCGCCGCTGCTCGCCTCCCGCTCCCCCGGCCGGGTGATCGTCACGCAGCCGCGCCGGGTCGCCGCCCGAGCGGCCGCACGTCGGCTCGCGCAGCTCGACGGATCCCCGCTCGGTACCAGGGTCGGATTCACCGTCCGGGGCGAGCGCCAGGTGGACGCGTCGACGCGGATCGAATTCGTCACCGCGGGTGTACTGCTGCGGCGGATGCTCGATGACCCGGGTCTCGAGGGCATCGACGCGGTCATCATCGACGAGGTCCACGAGCGCGCACTCGAGACCGATCTGCTGATCGGACTGCTCGGCGAGGCCCGACAGTTGCGCGACGACCTCGTGCTCGTCGCGATGTCGGCCACGATCGACGCCGACCGAATCGCGGCCGTGATCGGAACCGGCGACTCTCCCGCCCCGGTCGTCTCCCACGCCGTCCCCGCGCACCCGCTCACCGAGCGCTGGGCCCCGAGCGCGACACCTCGCCTTGACGAGCGCGGCGTCACCTGGAGCTTCCTCGACCATGTCGCGCATACCGCGGCATCCGCCGGGCGCGAGCTGGTCCGCGACCTCCCCGCGGCTGACGTCCTGGTGTTCGCCCCGGGCGCCCGGGAGGTGTCCGAGATCGCCCGCCGCATCCGTCAGCACGCCCCCGATTTCGATGTCCGCGAGCTGCACGGGCAGATCCCGGCGGCCGAGCAGGATGCCGTGATCCGGGGCCGCGGCAAGGATCAGCCGCCGCGCATCATCGTCACCACCTCTCTGGCGGAGTCGTCTCTCACAGTCCCCGGCGTCCGCCTCGTGGTCGACAGCTGCCTCTCCCGGCATCCGCAGCGCGATGCTGCGCGCGGCATGAGCGGCCTGGTCACGATGGGCTCTCCGCGCTCGTCCGCTATCCAGCGCGCCGGACGCGCCACCCGTCAGGGCCCGGGCACGGTGATCCGCTGCCTCGATGAGCGCACCTACGCTGCGGCTCCGGCCAGACCCGCCCCCGAGATCGCGACAACCGACCTCACTGATGCCGCCCTGCTGCTGGCATGCTGGGGCGCACCCGGCGGAGCCGGCTTGCGGATGATCGACCCGCTGCCCCTCGACAGCCTGCGCGAGGCGCACGCCGTGCTGCGCGGGCTCGGCGCCATCGACGCCGATGGGCGCGCGACGCCGGAGGGCCGCGAACTCGCCCGCATCCCCGCTGACCCTCGCCTCGCCCGTGCGCTGCGCGACGGCAGCGCCCTCGTCGGGGCGCGGCTCGCGGCCGAGGTCGTCGCGCTGCTCAGCGGCGACATCCGGGTCACGGAGGCAGATGTCGCCGGCGCGATCGTGGCTCTCCGCGGCCGGCGCGGACCGGATGCGCAGCGCTGGGCGCGCGAGGTCGATCGACTCCTGCACTACACCTCGTCCGACGCCGCTGCTCCGCGCCGCGCGAGCGTCGACGACGCCGGGCTCGTCATCGCCCTCGCCTTCCCGGAGCGGATCGCCCAGCGGGTGCAACGTTCGGCGGACGGTGCGACGTTCCTCCTGGCATCCGGAACCCGCGCCGCCGTGCGCGCCCCGCTGGCGGATGCCGAGTGGCTCGCCGTGGCCGATGTCGCCAGGGCTTCCGGGCGTCTGGCCGCCGGTTCCGGAGCGGTGATCCGCGCCGCCGCCATCATCTCGGAGCGCCAGATGGAACTGGCCGCCGGCCATCTGACCACCGACCGGGTGGAGGCGGGTTTCGTCGATGGTCGCGTCGTCGCCCGACGCGAGCGCCGCGTCGGCGCCATCGTGCGCTCATCGGTTCCGGTGCGCGTAACGGCCGAGGAAGGGCATGACGCGGTGCGCCGGGCGATCCAGGACCGTGGCCTCGACGTGTTCACCTGGTCGGATGCCGCCGACGATCTGCGCCGTCGGCTCGGCCTTCTGCATCGCGAACTGGGGGCGCCCTGGCCGGACGTCTCCGACGACGCCCTGCTCGACGGGCTCGACGCCTGGCTCGGCCCCGAGGTCGATTCGCTCGCGACGGGCACTCGAGCCGAGCGCATCGATCTGGCATCGCCGCTGCGCCGGATACTGCCGTGGCCCGCGGCATCCGATCTCGACGCGCTCGCACCCGAGCGTCTCGAGGTGCCGAGCGGCTCGCGGATCCGGATCGCCTATCCGCCGCTCGATGACCCGACGGCGCGTCCGGTGGTCGCGGTCAAACTGCAGGAGTGCTTCGGCTGGGCCGAGACGCCGCGCCTGGCCGGC